AGTACGATTATATATGGAAAGGAGACTATTTATGAAACATAAATGGTTATATATCGGTCTCATTTTTTCAATTATGATGGCACTTGTTCCAGTTTCTGCACTAGCTTATACAAATACTCCACATAACTGGGGAATCCCGCGCCCTAAAAATGAAACAGTACCAGATGCAGGAAAGCTATATACAGATTTACTACAAAAAAATGGTGGGTTTTATTTAGGAGATACGAAGAAAAAGGATATTTATTTAACATTTGATAATGGATATGAGAATGGATACACAGGGAAAATCTTAGACGTATTAAAAGAGAAAAAAGTGCCAGCAACTTTCTTTGTAACGGGGCATTATATTAAAACACAAAAAGATTTATTGCTAAGAATGAAAGATGAAGGACACATTATTGGAAACCATTCGTGGAGTCACCCTGATTTCACAGCGGTAAATGATGAGAAACTTCGTGAAGAATTAACGAGTGTAACGGAAGAAATTAAAAAAGTAACTGGGCAAAAAGAAGTGAAATATGTACGTCCTCCGCGCGGCGTATTTAGTGAAAGAACGTTAGCTCTTACGAAAGAAATGGGCTACTATAATGTATTTTGGTCACTTGCATTTTTAGATTGGAAAGTGGATGAGCAAAGAGGATGGCAATATGCGCATAATAATGTTATGACGATGATTCATCCAGGATCTATTTTATTACTTCATGCAATATCAAAAGATAATGCAGAAGCACTTGCAAAAATCATTGATGATTTGCGCGAGAAAGGGTATCATTTTAAAAGTCTAGATGACTTAGTAAAAAGCAATCAACCGTAAGCATGTATGCTTGCGGTTTTCTCATGCTATAATGATGTGTAAAAAGGATGGGGAAACGTATGTGGAGCGAACATGTTACGTTAGAGTATCCGTATCATTTTGAAGAAGTGTTAAAACGTTTATCTTTTGATCCTCTTAACGTCATTCAATTAGATGAGAAAGTTATTTATGTCCCGCTTTGTATAGACGAGGAACAGATTGTTGTTCGCCTGCAAGGGATTGGTACTGTTCAAAATCCACAGTTTTGAATTTCTAGTCAGACAGGAGATCCAGAGAAAGTTATGAAACGAATGGGGGCCATTTTTCATTGGAATGAACCGTTTCAAGATATACAAAATCATTTTTTAAACACATCATTACGTCCACTATTTGAAACATATGCTTATACTCCAATTATTTTAGAATTTGATTATTTTGCTTGTCTTCTTCGCTGTATCATTCATCAACAAATAAATTTGAAATTTGCTACTGTGTTAACAGAACAGTTTGTGAAACGATATGGAACAGAGAAGAACGGTGTATTCTTTTTCCCCACTCCAGAAATAGTAGCAAATATTTCAATAGAGGAATTGAGAGAGCAGAAGTTTAGTCAGCGAAAAGCTGAATATATAGTAGGATTAGGTCAAAGTATTGCCAGCGGTACATTAAATTTAGCGAGTATAGAAACCAGAGCGGAAGAAGAGGTTTCAGCACGATTGTTACCAATTAGGGGAATTGGTACATGGACAGTGCAAAATTTTTTAATGTTTGGGCTTGGACGGAAAAATATGTTTCCGAAAGCGGACATTGGGATTCAGCGTGCAGTACAAGGTGTATTTCAATTAGATGATAAACCTGATGATGCATTTTTAGAAAAAGTGAAACAAGAGTGTGAACCATACTGCAGTTATGCAGCGTTATATTTATGGAAAAGTATAGAGTAGAGGTGTAATAATGATACAAAAGCAACATGAGAGTAAGTTGGAAGTTGGTCAAACATTTCCTGTGACAATTAAACGTCTTGGGATTAACGGAGAAGGCGTTGGTTATTTTAAGAGACAAGTTG
This genomic window from Bacillus anthracis str. Vollum contains:
- the pdaA gene encoding delta-lactam-biosynthetic de-N-acetylase; its protein translation is MKHKWLYIGLIFSIMMALVPVSALAYTNTPHNWGIPRPKNETVPDAGKLYTDLLQKNGGFYLGDTKKKDIYLTFDNGYENGYTGKILDVLKEKKVPATFFVTGHYIKTQKDLLLRMKDEGHIIGNHSWSHPDFTAVNDEKLREELTSVTEEIKKVTGQKEVKYVRPPRGVFSERTLALTKEMGYYNVFWSLAFLDWKVDEQRGWQYAHNNVMTMIHPGSILLLHAISKDNAEALAKIIDDLREKGYHFKSLDDLVKSNQP